The Populus nigra chromosome 19, ddPopNigr1.1, whole genome shotgun sequence genome includes a window with the following:
- the LOC133679581 gene encoding protein kinase STUNTED-like isoform X1 — protein MTVEELEAKATERRNVLVGIRIDSHSRELLSWAIAKVAEPGDCVVAVHVCGSSGHALRDKPLLDSYLEVYDGLCSMKKVGLSGQIAKGISVRRTLVREAKNYAAVAVIVGISSQAALRVWASTAKYCAKRLRPTTDIMAIHNGKIVFRRCNNNQLPGLGGDPKPSFNINENLSFREIQSEFGDSEAYTEISSFELLSRDEIGEIKDEVCSTVNARNKRSNSLFSGDFLDQIPGWPLLRRASSAIPLNLHSRKLSVVQWAMSLPDRSSQQDPRVSIAEEREISNILEDSNRSRSSASGELENGSDILLKVSSPSFLSGICNKVLKGATSNFHSENLIGKGGCSSVYKGILPDGKPVAVKVQKSSQKAMKDFALEVEIISSLNHKHITPLVDACIKDADLIYVYDFLSKGSLEENLHGKSKDKSPLSWELRFDIAVKIAEALNYLHNECSRPVIHRDVKSSNILLSDGFEPQLSDFGLAIWGPATTSFVTLGDVVGTFGYLAPEFFMYGKVSDKIDVYAFGVVLLELLSGRKPISSENKSQESLVLWAKPIIESGNAIGLVDPNLKGNFDEVQMQRMVLAAAHCITRAARLRPKMNEILKLLRGDKEPEKWVNPQNKDLQDPENQDNDDEVYPNSSAESHLSLALLDVDYDSTSFSSWEHGNNLSIEEYFKDRWSRSSSFN, from the exons atgacagTTGAGGAGCTGGAAGCCAAGGCTACTGAAAGGAGGAATGTGTTAGTTGGGATAAGAATAGATAGTCATAGCAGAGAACTACTTAGCTGGGCTATTGCAAAGGTTGCTGAACCTGGTGATTGTGTTGTTGCTGTTCATGTTTGTGGAAGTTCTG GCCATGCTTTGAGAGACAAGCCTTTGTTGGATAGTTATTTAGAAGTATATGATGGTCTATGTTCCATGAAGAAG GTAGGCCTCTCTGGTCAGATAGCCAAAGGGATTTCGGTTAGAAGGACTCTGGTTAGAGAGGCAAAGAACTATGCTGCTGTAGCCGTAATTGTGGGGATCAGTAGCCAGGCAGCTCTAAG GGTCTGGGCTTCTACTGCTAAGTATTGCGCCAAGCGACTGCGTCCAACCACAGATATTATGGCCATCCACAATGGAAAAATTGTGTTTAGAAGGTGCAACAACAATCAACTACCAG GCCTCGGTGGAGATCCAAAACCaagttttaatataaatgaaaatttaagttttagaGAAATCCAATCTGAATTCGGGGATTCTGAAGCATATACTGAAATATCTAGTTTTGAACTGCTATCAAGAGATGAGATTGGAGAAATAAAGGATGAAGTTTGCAGCACTGTAAATGCACGTAACAAGAGATCAAATTCTCTTTTTTCTGGTGATTTTTTGGATCAGATACCCGGTTGGCCCCTCCTCCGAAGAGCAAGTTCAGCCATTCCACTGAACTTGCATTCCAGGAAACTGTCTGTAGTACAGTGGGCAATGAGCTTACCGGATCGCTCCTCTCAACAAGATCCTCGCGTTTCAATAGCAGAAGAAAGAGAGATAAGTAACATCTTGGAAGATAGCAATAGGAGTAGATCTTCTGCATCAGGTGAACTAGAAAATGGCTCGGATATTCTGCTGAAAGTAAGCTCACCTAGTTTTCTGTCAGGCATATGCAACAAGGTTCTGAAAGGCGCAACTTCGAATTTTCACTCAG AAAATTTGATTGGGAAAGGGGGATGTAGCAGTGTGTACAAGGGGATTCTTCCGGATGGCAAGCCAGTGGCAGTGAAGGTTCAGAAATCATCCCAGAAAGCAATGAAAGATTTTGCTCTTGAAGTTGAAATCATCTCCTCATTGAACCACAAGCACATCACACCTCTTGTTGATGCCTGCATCAAAGATGCTGATCTCATTTACGTGtatgattttttatctaaaGGAAGCTTAGAGGAAAACTTACATG GAAAGAGCAAAGACAAATCTCCATTGTCATGGGAGCTGAGATTCGATATAGCTGTTAAAATTGCAGAAGCCCTAAACTACCTGCACAACGAATGTTCTCGGCCTGTTATTCATAGAGATGTCAAGTCTTCAAACATTCTTCTCTCAGATGGATTTGAACCACAG TTATCCGATTTCGGGCTGGCAATATGGGGACCGGCAACTACATCGTTTGTGACTCTAGGCGATGTTGTTGGAACATTTGGATATCTTGCTCCTGAATTTTTCATGTATGGGAAAGTCAGCGACAAAATTGATGTCTATGCTTTTGGTGTAGTTCTACTTGAATTGCTATCAGGAAGAAAACCAATTAGTTCCGAGAACAAGAGCCAAGAGAGTTTGGTCTTGTGG GCAAAACCAATAATAGAGAGTGGGAATGCAATAGGCTTAGTGGATCCAAACTTGAAGGGAAACTTTGATGAGGTTCAAATGCAACGAATGGTTCTTGCCGCAGCACACTGCATTACACGAGCAGCTAGACTACGTCCTAAAATGAATGAG ataCTGAAGCTCCTAAGAGGAGATAAAGAACCGGAAAAGTGGGTGAACCCTCAAAATAAGGATCTTCAGGATCCAGAAAACCAggataatgatgatgaagttTATCCAAACTCTAGTGCAGAGTCACATTTAAGTCTTGCATTGCTTGATGTTGATTATGATTCCACATCATTTAGTAGTTGGGAGCATGGAAATAATCTTTCTATTGAGGAGTATTTTAAAGATAGGTGGAGCCGATCATCAAGCTTCAATTAG
- the LOC133679581 gene encoding protein kinase STUNTED-like isoform X2 produces the protein MAIHNGKIVFRRCNNNQLPGLGGDPKPSFNINENLSFREIQSEFGDSEAYTEISSFELLSRDEIGEIKDEVCSTVNARNKRSNSLFSGDFLDQIPGWPLLRRASSAIPLNLHSRKLSVVQWAMSLPDRSSQQDPRVSIAEEREISNILEDSNRSRSSASGELENGSDILLKVSSPSFLSGICNKVLKGATSNFHSENLIGKGGCSSVYKGILPDGKPVAVKVQKSSQKAMKDFALEVEIISSLNHKHITPLVDACIKDADLIYVYDFLSKGSLEENLHGKSKDKSPLSWELRFDIAVKIAEALNYLHNECSRPVIHRDVKSSNILLSDGFEPQLSDFGLAIWGPATTSFVTLGDVVGTFGYLAPEFFMYGKVSDKIDVYAFGVVLLELLSGRKPISSENKSQESLVLWAKPIIESGNAIGLVDPNLKGNFDEVQMQRMVLAAAHCITRAARLRPKMNEILKLLRGDKEPEKWVNPQNKDLQDPENQDNDDEVYPNSSAESHLSLALLDVDYDSTSFSSWEHGNNLSIEEYFKDRWSRSSSFN, from the exons ATGGCCATCCACAATGGAAAAATTGTGTTTAGAAGGTGCAACAACAATCAACTACCAG GCCTCGGTGGAGATCCAAAACCaagttttaatataaatgaaaatttaagttttagaGAAATCCAATCTGAATTCGGGGATTCTGAAGCATATACTGAAATATCTAGTTTTGAACTGCTATCAAGAGATGAGATTGGAGAAATAAAGGATGAAGTTTGCAGCACTGTAAATGCACGTAACAAGAGATCAAATTCTCTTTTTTCTGGTGATTTTTTGGATCAGATACCCGGTTGGCCCCTCCTCCGAAGAGCAAGTTCAGCCATTCCACTGAACTTGCATTCCAGGAAACTGTCTGTAGTACAGTGGGCAATGAGCTTACCGGATCGCTCCTCTCAACAAGATCCTCGCGTTTCAATAGCAGAAGAAAGAGAGATAAGTAACATCTTGGAAGATAGCAATAGGAGTAGATCTTCTGCATCAGGTGAACTAGAAAATGGCTCGGATATTCTGCTGAAAGTAAGCTCACCTAGTTTTCTGTCAGGCATATGCAACAAGGTTCTGAAAGGCGCAACTTCGAATTTTCACTCAG AAAATTTGATTGGGAAAGGGGGATGTAGCAGTGTGTACAAGGGGATTCTTCCGGATGGCAAGCCAGTGGCAGTGAAGGTTCAGAAATCATCCCAGAAAGCAATGAAAGATTTTGCTCTTGAAGTTGAAATCATCTCCTCATTGAACCACAAGCACATCACACCTCTTGTTGATGCCTGCATCAAAGATGCTGATCTCATTTACGTGtatgattttttatctaaaGGAAGCTTAGAGGAAAACTTACATG GAAAGAGCAAAGACAAATCTCCATTGTCATGGGAGCTGAGATTCGATATAGCTGTTAAAATTGCAGAAGCCCTAAACTACCTGCACAACGAATGTTCTCGGCCTGTTATTCATAGAGATGTCAAGTCTTCAAACATTCTTCTCTCAGATGGATTTGAACCACAG TTATCCGATTTCGGGCTGGCAATATGGGGACCGGCAACTACATCGTTTGTGACTCTAGGCGATGTTGTTGGAACATTTGGATATCTTGCTCCTGAATTTTTCATGTATGGGAAAGTCAGCGACAAAATTGATGTCTATGCTTTTGGTGTAGTTCTACTTGAATTGCTATCAGGAAGAAAACCAATTAGTTCCGAGAACAAGAGCCAAGAGAGTTTGGTCTTGTGG GCAAAACCAATAATAGAGAGTGGGAATGCAATAGGCTTAGTGGATCCAAACTTGAAGGGAAACTTTGATGAGGTTCAAATGCAACGAATGGTTCTTGCCGCAGCACACTGCATTACACGAGCAGCTAGACTACGTCCTAAAATGAATGAG ataCTGAAGCTCCTAAGAGGAGATAAAGAACCGGAAAAGTGGGTGAACCCTCAAAATAAGGATCTTCAGGATCCAGAAAACCAggataatgatgatgaagttTATCCAAACTCTAGTGCAGAGTCACATTTAAGTCTTGCATTGCTTGATGTTGATTATGATTCCACATCATTTAGTAGTTGGGAGCATGGAAATAATCTTTCTATTGAGGAGTATTTTAAAGATAGGTGGAGCCGATCATCAAGCTTCAATTAG
- the LOC133679582 gene encoding uncharacterized protein LOC133679582 → MSRCMRFPPPGYVWNGVKGEALIELIKVRREKAEVEKRRKKEEKKKEKRRQKMEEGLEGGLVKKKRYNPHRRKVQHRSEDGDVSSYYQAKNEHEFRRTERTSLAEELKQPSISDSLYESFGTSQSADRKGPERCQSHGSVFWIDIQLQGHEDQDLVFGKPVCSITAMDFLVQEKSELPRSCTKEEFFSTCSESTTIAFESDRPGVELCHSCSQTELVRDRKDESALISQYSGSGLQHTELNFRELV, encoded by the exons ATGTCAAGGTGTATGCGGTTCCCTCCACCAGGGTACGTGTGGAACGGAGTGAAAGGGGAAGCCTTGATAGAGTTGATTAAG GTCAGGAGAGAAAAGGCCGAGGTTGAGAAGCGAAGGaagaaagaggagaagaagaaagagaagaggaggCAAAAAATGGAAGAAGGATTAGAGGGGGGACTGGTTAAGAAGAAAAGGTATAATCCTCACAGAAGGAAGGTGCAACACCGGAGCGAGGATGGCGATGTAAGCAGCTACTATCAAGCGAAGAATGAACATGAATTTCGAAGAACAGAGAGGACTAGTCTTGCCGAAGAGCTCAAGCAGCCTTCAATATCAGACAGCTTATATGAGTCTTTTGGCACCAGCCAGAGTGCCGACAGGAAAGGGCCTGAAAGGTGCCAAAGTCATG GAAGCGTTTTTTGGATTGATATCCAATTGCAAGGGCATGAGGATCAAGATCTGGTGTTTGGTAAACCAGTGTGCTCTATTACAGCAATGGATTTTCTTGTCCAAGAGAAATCTGAATTGCCCAGAAGCTGCACCAAAGAGGAGTTCTTTTCTACCTGCAGTGAGTCCACAACCATTGCCTTCGAATCGGATAGACCTGGTGTTGAGTTGTGCCATTCATGTTCTCAAACTGAGCTCGTAAGAGATAGGAAGGATGAATCGGCTCTTATATCCCAATACTCTGGAAGTGGCTTGCAGCATACAGAATTAAACTTTAGGGAGTTAGTGTAA